The sequence below is a genomic window from Halomonas halophila.
TCGAGCAGGAGACCCGTCGCCTGACGCTGGCCCGTCAGCGCCTGCACCAGGCCATGCCCCGCACGCTGATCCATCAGCGCGAGCGACTGGCCGCCGTCGCCCGCGAGCTGCAGGCGGTCAGCCCGCTGGCGGTGCTGGGCCGCGGCTATGCCATCCTCGAGAACGACGAAGGCCGGGTGATCCGCCATGCGACGGATACCCGGCCCGGGGAGCGCCTGACGGCGCGGCTCGGCGAGGGGCGGCTGGCCCTGGAAGTGCTGCCCGGCGAAGACGCCGACTGACAGCTCCCCGCGCCTGACAGTCTCGCCTCAGGACGCCTCGCTGTGCGCGGTGCCCGGCTTGAAGGTCGAGGGCTCCAGCTCGTGGCGCGCCAGCAGCTTGTAGAAGTCGGTGCGGTTGCGCCCGGCGATACGCGCGGCCTGCGTCACGTTGCCCTCGGTGATCTTCAGCACCTTGATCAGGTAGCTGCGCTCGAAGCCGGCGCGGGCGTCGCTGAAGGTCGGCAGCGCGTTCTCCTCGGCGGCCAGCGCCTGGGCGACCAGCGCCTCGGGGATCATCGGCGCACTGGTCAGGGCCACGCACTGCTCGACCACGTTGACCAGCTGGCGCACGTTGCCCGGCCAGGCGCAGCCCGCCAGCAGGTTGAGCGCCTCGCGCGAGAAGCCCTTCACGAACGGCTTGTGGCGCTCCGCGGCCTGGGCCACCAGATGCTTGGCCAGCAGCGGCACGTCCTCGGCGCGCTCCTTGAGCGGCGGCAGCTTGAGGTTGACCACGTTGAGGCGATAGAAGAGGTCCTCGCGGAACTCGCCGTCGTGCATCGCCTGGCCCAGGTCGCGGTGGGTGGCCGAGATCAGCCGCACGTCGATCGGCACCGAGGTGGTGGAGCCCAGCGGGCGGATCTGGCGCTCCTGCAGGGCGCGCAGCAGCTTGACCTGCAGCGGCAGCGGCATGTCGCCGATCTCGTCGAGGAACAGGGTGCCGCCGTCGGCGGCCTGGAACAGGCCCTTGTGCTCGCTGATCGCGCCGGTGAAGGCGCCCTTGGCGTGGCCGAACAGCTCGCTCTCCAGCAGCTGCTCGGGCAGCGCGCCACAGTTGATGGCGACGAACGGCTTGTCGGCGCGCGGGCTCGCCTTGTGGATCGCCTCGGCCATCAGCTCCTTGCCCGAGCCGGAGGGGCCGGTGACCAGCACGCTGACGTCGGAGGTGGCCACCATCCGCGCCTGCTCGAGGAGACGTTCCATCTCCGGGCTACGGGTGATGATCGCCTCGCGCCAGCGGTCGTCGCCGTCGTTGCCGCCGGCGGCGCTGGACTGGCTCAGGGCCTCGTCGATGGTGGTGAACAGCTCCTCGCGGTCCACCGGCTTGGTCAGGAAGCCGAACACGCCCTGACGGGTGGCGCTCACGGCATCGGGAATCGAGCCGTGGGCGGTGAGGATGATCACCGGCAGGCCCGGCAGGCGGCGCTGGATCTCCTGGAACAGCGCCAGACCGTCCATCTCGTCCATGCGCATGTCGGACAGCACCAGGTCCGGGTTGCCGGCGTCCAGGTGCTTGAGGGCCGCGCGTCCGCTCTCGGCGGTGGTCACCCGATAGCCGCGGCTTTCCAGGCGCATGCCCAGCAGCTTAAGCAGGCTGGGGTCGTCATCCACCAGGAGGATGTTGGCCCCCTGATTCGGGGCTTGAGGGCTTCCGCTTGGCATCATGTTCGTGTCTCCCGCTTACTCGGTCTGCTGTCGCGAGTTGATGTTGCGCTCGATGTCGGTGAGCGCGTCCAGCTTCTCGCCCAGCTCGGCCTTCTCGTCCTCCAGCGACCGCTGGGCCCGGCGGCTCTCTTCCAGGCGCCGCCCCAGGGCGCGCCGCCCCTCCAGCTCGTTGAGCCAGTAGCGCAGCAGCGGCTGCAGCCGCGGCGGGGCCGCATGGAGGTCGGCCTTGTACAGTTCGGAGGCTTGATCCCATTCGCGCTCGTTGCCCCAGGCCAGCACGACCGCCCGGGCCAGGCGCTGATCGTGCGAGTCGCCGGAGACCCGCGTGAGCGTGACGTCGCGCCACTCACGGTCACCCCGCTGGGAGGCGAGGCCGAAGGCCACCCACTCCGGTAGCAGGCATGTCGTCTCGCCGAAATCCGGAATCTCGGCGTAGCAGCCGGCACTTTCCTCCACCACGGGCTCGCGGGGCTCTCCGGCCAGCTGCGCCGGCAGCCACTGGCAGCCGGTCAGGCCAGCCGACAGCAGGCACAGCAGCAGGGGGCGTGGGATCTTCATGGGTCGTTCCTTGCGTCGGCTACCGCCGGAGCGGTCAGCGATTCTTGATGGTCGGCGTCCGGCGCGGGCAGCGTCAGGCGGAAACACACCGCCAGGCGGTCGTCCTCCGCCAGCACCAGGCTGCCGTGCTGCAGGCGAGCGCAGTCGGCGGCCACCGACAGCCCGATGCCGGACCCCTTGAGCGCGCCCTTGCGGCGAATGCGCCCTTGATAGAACGCCTCGAACAGCCGCGCCCGATCTTCTTCGGGGATCGGTTCGCCGCTGTTGGCCACCTCGACGACCAGACAGCCGTGGGTGGCACGGGCGCGAATCTCCAGCTCGCCGCCGTCCTCGCCGTAGGCGACGGCGTTGGACACCAGGTTGTCGAGCAGGCGAGCCGTGGCCGTGCGGTCGAGCCGCCAGATCAGCGGGCCGTCGAAGCAGTGCACCGACATGCCCTTCTGCTGCAGGCCCAGGTGATGCTTGGCCAGCACCTCCTTGACCACGGTGGCCACGTCCAGACGCTCGATCTCGAGGCGCTGGTTGTGCTGCAGCAGGTTGTAGTCGAGCAGCTGCTCGATCAGCTGCTGCAGCTCGCCGCCGCTGGCGTCGATCAGCTCGAGGATCTCGCGCTGATGATCGGTGATATCGCCGGCCACGCCGTCGGCCAGCAGCGCGGAGCCCTCGCGGACGCTGGCCAGCGGCGTCTTGAGCTCGTGGGACATGTGGCGCAGGAACTGTTGCTTCTGTTCCTCCAGCTCGTCGAGCCGCGACGACAGCCAGTCGAGCCGCTCGTCGAGGCTGACCAGTTCGGCGGGCCCCTGCACCGGCGACGGCTGGGCGCTCCTGCCGGTGCTGCCGATACCCAGGATCCGCCGCTCGAGCTGGCGCACCGGCCGTACGATCAGCCGGGTGAACAGCAGCATCAGGATCAGGCTGGCCGACACCAGCGCCGCGGTCTGCCACCACAGACGATGCTGCACGGTCTCGGCACGCTGGCGAATCAGGTCCAGGCGATCGTCGATGCGCCGGTTGGTGGCGTGACGCATGGCCTCGGTGTGCTCGGCGAAGGGCAGGAAGTCGGTCAGTCGCTGCTTGAACGACTCCAGCGGTAGCTCCGGCAGCTCGGCGAGCCGGTCGAGCTGCCCGGACAGCGCCTCGACGTCCGGGTCGTCGGGCAGCAGCTCGCGCTGCTTGGCCAGCAGGCGGCGGTACTCCGCCAGGCGCTCGTCATAGATCTCGAGCAGGCTCTCCTGCTCGACCACCGCGTACTGACGCGCGCCACGTTCCATCTCCAGCGCCAGGGCGCCGAGCGTGCGGGCACGCCGGGTCTCCTCGACCGCCTGACGTGCGCTCTGGTCGGCGAGGCGCGAAAGTTCTGACAGCGCCTGCCCGGCCTGGAACATCAGCACGGCAAGGGGCAGCATCACCATCAGGAAGGCCAGCAGCACCAGCTGCAACAGCGAGCGCGGCCGCCAGCGGCGGGAAACGGCAGATGTCATGGCCAGCGTTCGGAAAAGGAGTGAGTCGGCAACCACTATCGTCTACCCGAGGATACCAGAGTTCGGCCTGTCACCCGCGCCGCATCGCGGCCGAGCAGGCAAAAAAAAGGCCGGCATAGCCGGCCCAATACGCAGGGAACTGAAGGGGTGGGAAAGCGTTCGATGACGCCGCTGGCGCCGCTCGATCGTTTACCCGGGGCCCGAGGGCCCATGAAGCGGCGGAATCCCCTTTCAGTCAGGGTGGGATTCCTGAGACGGCTCACCGTCTCGCTTCCTCTGACGGCCCCGCCGGGGCGTGGCCGTGCAATTGGTCCCCCTCGCGGGGGAGAGGCATCCTTGCCAGGGCATCCTTGCCCTCTCGGTACCCGTCCATGACGAGGTCGTCGGTACCGTCTCATCGCAACCTAAAGTCACACATCGCTGGAGCAGACGTTGGTCGCCGAGAGGCCAGGGGCACAGGGCAGTGTCGTCAGCTGCCTCTTGGCGACCGGGAAGCGGTTCGAGCCGTTTGAACCGCTTCCCGCTTGCTCCCCATGAGTATTGCGATCCTCGTGCCAGAACCAAAAACAACACTATAAAATCAATAACTTAAAAAAACCAAAACGTTGGCACGCGCCAACGCCTACTGATAAACGGGCTTCAGCTCGCCATTTTCGTTGCCAATTGGAGACACCTTTCTCCGAAAAAATAAAAACCCCTGTTTAAACAGGGCTTTACAGAGTCTCCAATCGGCGACATCGCGTCATCGGCGTGATGGCGAGAAGCGACACCAAGGCGAGATAAGCGTTCATTCGAGGGGCTTTATCAGGATCTTGGAGCGCCGGGCCTGGTTGTAGGCCTCCCGCTTGAGGGGAGGAAGATCGTCGACGTCGGCCAGGCCGAAACCGTGTTCGAAGAACCAGTGGGCGGTATGGGTGGTCAGCGCGAACAGCGCATCGAGCCCGCGCGACCGGGCCTGACGCTCCACCTCGCCGAGCAGCAGGTCGCCACGGGCGCCGCCGCGATAGTCGCCGTGCACGGCGACGCAGGCCAGCTCGCCCATCCGGGCGTCGGGAAAGGCATGCAGCGCGGCGCAGCCGATGACCATGCCGTCGCGTTCGATGACGACATAGTCGTCGATTTCATACTCCAGGCGCTCCCGGGAACGCGGCACCAGCATCCCACGACGCTCCAGCGGCTCGAGCAGCTCCAGCAGGCCGCCGATGTCGTCGATCCCGGCGCGACGCAACTGCTCGTAGCGATGCTGGGTGATCATGGTGCCCACGCCATCGCGGGTGAACAGCTCGCCGAGCAGGGCGTCGTGGTCCTGCCACGATAGCAGGTGGGTGCGGGCCACCCCGTGGCGAGCGGCACCGACGGCGGCGCCCAGGTGGCGGGCCATCTCGCTGCCGGGGTCGGCGGCGGCCAACTCCGGCTCGGCCTCCAGCGGCGCCAGCTGCCGACGCAGCTGGCCGCTGTCGTCGCACAGGCCGCAGGCCTCGCCGAGCAGGATCAGCTTGTCGGCGGACAAGGCCGTGGCGGTATGGCGCGCGACCTCGGCGGCGTCCAGGTCGAAGACCTCGCCGGTGCTGGAGTAGCCCAGCGGCGGCAGCAGCACCAGCGAACGCCGATCCAGCAGGCCGCGGATCGCCTCGTCGCGGACGCCACGCACCTCGCCGCTGCGGTCGAAATCGATACCGTCGCGCACACCCAGCGGCTTGGCCATCACCAGGTTGCCCGAGACCACCGTCATCTCGACGCCGTGCAGCGGCGTGTTGGGCAGCCCCAGCGACAGCCGCGACTCCAGCCACAGTCGCTGCTCGGCCGCCACCCGCTCGACCCGGGCCATGATCGCCTCGTCGGCCACCCAGCGTCCGCCGTGGCGGCGGGGCGTGATGCCGTCCTCGTTCAGGGCCCGCTCCACCTGGGGGCGGATGCCCAGCACTACCACCAGACGCACGCCCAGGGTATGCAGCAGCGCCAGGTCCTGGATCAGCTGCTCGCCTCGACCCTGCGCCACGGCCTCGCCCTCGATCAGGATGACGAAGGTACATCCTCGGTGCGCGTTGATATACGGCGAGGAATTGCGGAACCAGTCGACGAAGGGAAAACGAGTGTCCAAGGGCCGCGCTCCGGCAGCAGATGAAGGGAAATGAGAGCCTTGACTATACCAGACGCAAAAAAACGGCGGCACCGGCAAGCTGCAAGCTGCAAGCTGCAAGCTGCAAGCTGCAAGCTGCAAGCTGCAAGCTGCAAGCTGCAAGCTGCAAGCTGCAAGCTGCAAGCTGCAAGCTGCAAGCTTCAGCGTGAGATCGCCAGGAGCAAAAGAAAACCCCGAAGGCCTGACCTTCGGGGTTTCTTGTCGCTCGGCGCTCGGCGCTCGGCGCTCGGCGCTCGGCGCTCGGCGCTTAGCCGAACATGCCCTTGAACATGAAGAAAAACATGATCGCCAGGATGGCGCCGGCCGGCAGGGTGATCAGCCAGGACATCACGATGGTGCCGATCACGCGCAGGTTGAGCGCCGCCATGCCGCGGGCCAGGCCCACGCCCAGCACCGCGCCCACCAGGGTCTGGGTGGTGGAGATCGGCAGGCCGGTGCCGGAGGCCAGCACCACGGTGGTGGCGGCCGCGAGCGTGGCGGCGAAACCGCGGCTCGGGGTCAGCTCGGTGATGCCGGTGCCGACGGTGACGATCACCTTGTGGCCGTAGGTCACCAGGCCGACG
It includes:
- the glrR gene encoding two-component system response regulator GlrR, encoding MMPSGSPQAPNQGANILLVDDDPSLLKLLGMRLESRGYRVTTAESGRAALKHLDAGNPDLVLSDMRMDEMDGLALFQEIQRRLPGLPVIILTAHGSIPDAVSATRQGVFGFLTKPVDREELFTTIDEALSQSSAAGGNDGDDRWREAIITRSPEMERLLEQARMVATSDVSVLVTGPSGSGKELMAEAIHKASPRADKPFVAINCGALPEQLLESELFGHAKGAFTGAISEHKGLFQAADGGTLFLDEIGDMPLPLQVKLLRALQERQIRPLGSTTSVPIDVRLISATHRDLGQAMHDGEFREDLFYRLNVVNLKLPPLKERAEDVPLLAKHLVAQAAERHKPFVKGFSREALNLLAGCAWPGNVRQLVNVVEQCVALTSAPMIPEALVAQALAAEENALPTFSDARAGFERSYLIKVLKITEGNVTQAARIAGRNRTDFYKLLARHELEPSTFKPGTAHSEAS
- a CDS encoding ATP-binding protein, which gives rise to MTSAVSRRWRPRSLLQLVLLAFLMVMLPLAVLMFQAGQALSELSRLADQSARQAVEETRRARTLGALALEMERGARQYAVVEQESLLEIYDERLAEYRRLLAKQRELLPDDPDVEALSGQLDRLAELPELPLESFKQRLTDFLPFAEHTEAMRHATNRRIDDRLDLIRQRAETVQHRLWWQTAALVSASLILMLLFTRLIVRPVRQLERRILGIGSTGRSAQPSPVQGPAELVSLDERLDWLSSRLDELEEQKQQFLRHMSHELKTPLASVREGSALLADGVAGDITDHQREILELIDASGGELQQLIEQLLDYNLLQHNQRLEIERLDVATVVKEVLAKHHLGLQQKGMSVHCFDGPLIWRLDRTATARLLDNLVSNAVAYGEDGGELEIRARATHGCLVVEVANSGEPIPEEDRARLFEAFYQGRIRRKGALKGSGIGLSVAADCARLQHGSLVLAEDDRLAVCFRLTLPAPDADHQESLTAPAVADARNDP
- the argA gene encoding amino-acid N-acetyltransferase gives rise to the protein MDTRFPFVDWFRNSSPYINAHRGCTFVILIEGEAVAQGRGEQLIQDLALLHTLGVRLVVVLGIRPQVERALNEDGITPRRHGGRWVADEAIMARVERVAAEQRLWLESRLSLGLPNTPLHGVEMTVVSGNLVMAKPLGVRDGIDFDRSGEVRGVRDEAIRGLLDRRSLVLLPPLGYSSTGEVFDLDAAEVARHTATALSADKLILLGEACGLCDDSGQLRRQLAPLEAEPELAAADPGSEMARHLGAAVGAARHGVARTHLLSWQDHDALLGELFTRDGVGTMITQHRYEQLRRAGIDDIGGLLELLEPLERRGMLVPRSRERLEYEIDDYVVIERDGMVIGCAALHAFPDARMGELACVAVHGDYRGGARGDLLLGEVERQARSRGLDALFALTTHTAHWFFEHGFGLADVDDLPPLKREAYNQARRSKILIKPLE